The Dunckerocampus dactyliophorus isolate RoL2022-P2 chromosome 1, RoL_Ddac_1.1, whole genome shotgun sequence genome has a segment encoding these proteins:
- the ndfip2 gene encoding NEDD4 family-interacting protein 2: MDPASRYQVLHNEDDSPEASVSEQPSCSASQAGTSQDQNQAESSVLHAPPPAEVLGSGGADAPPPPYASIDVGATAAAPETSFQSDFPVPPPYSVATSLPTYDEAEKAKAAAMAASTVEVMSRDDEFLPRDDFSDADQLRVGNDGIFMLAFFMAFLFNWIGFCLSFCLTNTIAGRYGAICGFGLSLIKWILIVRFSDYFTGYFNGQYWLWWIFLLLGLLLFFRGFVNYLKVRNMSENMATSHRTRLFFLY; the protein is encoded by the exons ATGGACCCAGCTAGCCGATACCAAGTG CTGCACAATGAGGATGACTCCCCCGAGGCATCTGTCAGCGAGCAGCCGTCATGCTCCGCCTCACAGGCCGGAACATCACAGGACCAAAACCAAGCAGAGAGCAGTGTTCTGCATGCCCCTCCGCCAGCTGAGGTTTTGGGATCAGGGGGTGCAGACGCGCCGCCACCTCCTTATGCCTCCATTGATGTGGGTGCAACCGCAGCTGCTCCTG AAACCAGTTTCCAAAGTGACTTCCCAGTGCCCCCGCCCTACAGCGTGGCCACCTCACTGCCCACATATGATGAAGCGGAAAAGGCCAAAGCTGCCGCCATGGCTGCTTCCACTGTGGAAGTGATGTCACGG GATGATGAATTCCTTCCCAGAGATGATTTCAGCGATGCTGATCAACTGAGAGTTGGGAATGATGGAATATTTATGCTGGCCTTTTTCA tggccttCCTGTTTAACTGGATCGGCTTCTGCCTGTCCTTCTGTTTGACCAACACCATCGCAGGACGCTATGGTGCCATCTGTGGCTTCGGCCTCTCCCTCATCAAGTGGATTCTCATTGTCCGG TTCTCTGACTATTTCACTGGCTACTTCAATGGCCAGTATTGGCTCTGGTGGATCTTCCTGCTGCTCG GTCTGCTCCTGTTCTTCAGAGGTTTTGTCAACTACTTAAAGGTCCGCAACATGTCCGAGAACATGGCCACCTCACACAGAACACGCCTCTTCTTCCTGTACTAA